One Cucurbita pepo subsp. pepo cultivar mu-cu-16 chromosome LG09, ASM280686v2, whole genome shotgun sequence DNA window includes the following coding sequences:
- the LOC111802571 gene encoding uncharacterized protein LOC111802571: MDAVAVFGRGALPLIRPPPTTTVCCLTPTRTATLSRHRRRHDHLSAFPSNSNLFPQLSIRSRAASTNNESFIFLPHLVASLERVDQTYIMVKPDGVQRGLVGEIISRFEKKGFKLTGLKLFQCTKDLAEEHYKDLKGKSFFPGLIEYITSGPVVCMAWEGVGVVASARKLIGVTNPLEAEPGTIRGDLSIQKGRNVIHGSDSPESGKREVALWFKEGEVVEWEPALAPWLIE; the protein is encoded by the exons ATGGACGCTGTGGCCGTGTTTGGAAGAGGAGCTCTGCCGCTTATCCGGCCGCCGCCGACGACAACCGTTTGCTGCTTGACCCCTACCCGGACTGCCACCCTGAGCCGCCATCGCCGCCGCCACGACCATCTTTCAGCATTCCCTTCGAATTCTAATCTCTTTCCCCAACTTTCTATTCGTTCTCGTGCTGCTTCTACTAACAATGaatccttcattttcttgcCTCATTTGGTTGCCTCCCTG GAACGAGTCGACCAGACCTACATTATGGTGAAACCTGACGGTGTTCAACGTGGCCTT GTTGGAGAGATAATTTCACGATTTGAGAAGAAAGGGTTTAAGCTTACTGGCTTGAAGCTCTTCCAATGCACCAAGGATTTGGCTGAG GAACACTACAAGGATCTTAAGGGCAAGTCTTTTTTTCCTGGTTTAATTGAATACATTACATCAGGTCCTGTTGTGTGTATG GCATGGGAGGGTGTTGGTGTTGTGGCATCAGCACGTAAGTTAATCGGAGTTACAAATCCTCTCGAAGCCGAGCCAGGAACAATTAGAGGGGATCTTTCTATTCAAAAAGGAAG GAATGTGATTCATGGGAGCGATAGTCCTGAGAGTGGCAAGCGTGAAGTAG